A region from the Niabella agricola genome encodes:
- a CDS encoding GNAT family N-acetyltransferase translates to MVKDQSVLASWVKGWALARGVTAPVAIPGGGFRVKVGWTEQKERYIFPEITEAYITLAETVTEPWIFLKVCDHPDRVKAVLNKHWEIQPLGYMMICTDPVPENNISLPGGYHLEVKPDFPVPVVNVLTDNGTVAACGRIALTDDVAIYDRIVTSEGHRRKGLATAVMKYLTAIACSRGIAKGVLVATDEGSVLYETLGWKLLSLYTSAVIPGNRSLRSG, encoded by the coding sequence ATGGTTAAAGATCAATCTGTACTAGCCTCCTGGGTTAAGGGGTGGGCCCTGGCTCGCGGGGTTACTGCACCCGTTGCGATACCTGGCGGAGGCTTCCGGGTGAAAGTGGGGTGGACTGAACAAAAGGAACGCTACATTTTTCCGGAAATTACAGAGGCATACATAACGCTGGCGGAAACCGTTACCGAGCCCTGGATTTTTCTGAAGGTTTGTGACCACCCTGATCGTGTAAAGGCCGTACTAAACAAGCACTGGGAGATCCAGCCCCTGGGATATATGATGATATGTACAGATCCCGTTCCGGAAAACAATATTTCCCTGCCTGGGGGGTACCATCTTGAAGTAAAGCCGGATTTTCCGGTGCCGGTGGTAAACGTGCTTACGGATAATGGCACGGTTGCCGCCTGCGGACGGATTGCCCTGACAGATGATGTTGCAATTTACGATCGTATTGTAACCTCGGAGGGACATCGGCGCAAAGGATTAGCTACCGCCGTTATGAAGTATCTTACCGCTATAGCCTGTTCCCGTGGTATTGCAAAAGGCGTTTTGGTAGCAACAGATGAAGGCAGCGTTCTATATGAAACACTGGGATGGAAATTGTTGTCACTGTATACCAGTGCCGTCATTCCCGGAAATAGGTCGTTGAGATCCGGTTAA
- a CDS encoding NADPH-dependent FMN reductase yields the protein MAQRKNVLVIIGSASADSSSEKLALNFARQTEAVFTTTVYNVLKTLPHFDPGLSVANPPEAIVALRQEIAQADGVLICTPEYIFSMPSGLKNAIEWCVATTVFSEKPVGLITASASGVKGHEELKRIMQTVGALFTDATTLLIQGIKGKLNGEGHITDQDTEMRFNHFVDAFKKLVTGQ from the coding sequence ATGGCACAACGGAAAAATGTTCTAGTAATCATCGGTAGTGCAAGTGCTGATTCCAGCAGCGAAAAACTGGCGTTAAATTTTGCCAGGCAAACAGAAGCTGTATTTACAACCACCGTATACAATGTGTTAAAAACCCTGCCCCATTTTGATCCGGGCCTTTCCGTTGCTAATCCGCCGGAGGCAATTGTTGCGTTGCGGCAGGAAATTGCACAAGCTGATGGGGTATTGATCTGCACGCCGGAATACATCTTCAGTATGCCCAGCGGATTGAAAAATGCGATCGAGTGGTGTGTGGCAACAACGGTCTTTTCAGAAAAGCCGGTTGGACTCATTACGGCATCTGCAAGCGGTGTAAAGGGGCACGAGGAATTAAAGCGGATCATGCAAACAGTAGGCGCTTTGTTTACAGATGCAACTACTTTGCTCATCCAGGGAATAAAAGGTAAACTGAACGGTGAAGGGCATATTACAGATCAAGACACAGAAATGCGGTTCAATCACTTTGTTGATGCTTTTAAAAAGCTTGTAACAGGACAATAA